A region of Paucidesulfovibrio longus DSM 6739 DNA encodes the following proteins:
- a CDS encoding bifunctional acetate--CoA ligase family protein/GNAT family N-acetyltransferase, which yields MSVINLEHLFNPKSIAVIGATNDPTNAGNIVMRNIMGGGFMGPVMPVSSDAEAIAGVLTYPGIAQLPKAPDLAIVARPVREAPDVVAQLRAIGARAVMLLGGSFQGMDPDDRLRLKNEILEAAETPAMRVLGPKCLGFMAPGINLNASLAHATIQPGKTAFISQSDSLFTAVLDWARGQGIGFSHLVALGARIDVNIADVLDYLSSDPMTRSILLYVESVCDAREFMSAARAASRNKPVLVIRPGQAFETVLRECADTGLEGMTLSDEIYDVAFRRAGMLRVDTIDGLFDAARTLADIKPVRGDRLAIVTNGVSAGILAADALLMGGGRLARLSDETKTAVDEIIDRKWSRTNPVDIPFNASGKEYAELVRALLKDKGVDAVLTMHVPFAGLPEEEVAQALADSLKRVRRMVFACWLGLGKAEKAREIFRNAGVPTYDTPDKAIRAYLYMVEFQRNQEMLMETPDSLPTDFFPDTMAAREVIETVLADGRDTLTEPEAKRVLAAYGIPVVETRLAVSARDSVIAADELGYPVAVKLRSPQIPQPYDVGGVLLDLETPEQVWEAAANILARVSRERPDAYIEGFTVQKMGRRPGAHELFISANTDPVFGPTIYFGHGGMSREIIMDRAVALPPLSMSLARELISRTRIVRLLKGTPTTAATDLDDVCLTLIQVSQLLIDLPQVHTLDINPLYADDLGVLALTARIQVAAYEGDGAQRLAIRPYPRELEECVVLKDGTKITIRPIRPEDEAAHREFLASLSDDDLRLRFFGAVRREFDHKDLAAFTQIDYDREMAFIAQRTGEDGEPETLGVSRTITRPDNSEAEFAIVIRSALKGQGLGSMLFKKSIDYTRERGTAKLVGQTMLENQGMQGLARKFGFAITSDPEDNQLVDMELDLHGA from the coding sequence ATGAGCGTCATCAATCTCGAACATCTCTTCAACCCCAAGTCCATCGCCGTGATCGGCGCGACGAACGACCCGACCAACGCGGGCAACATCGTCATGCGCAACATCATGGGCGGCGGCTTCATGGGTCCGGTCATGCCCGTCAGCTCCGACGCGGAGGCCATCGCGGGCGTACTCACCTATCCCGGCATCGCCCAGCTGCCCAAGGCCCCGGACCTGGCCATCGTGGCCCGTCCCGTGCGGGAGGCTCCGGACGTGGTGGCCCAGCTGCGGGCCATCGGCGCGCGCGCCGTGATGCTCCTGGGCGGCAGCTTTCAGGGCATGGACCCGGACGACCGCCTGCGGCTCAAGAACGAAATTCTGGAGGCGGCGGAAACCCCGGCCATGCGCGTGCTCGGCCCCAAATGCCTGGGCTTCATGGCGCCGGGCATCAACCTCAACGCCAGTCTGGCCCACGCCACGATCCAGCCGGGCAAGACCGCGTTCATCTCGCAGTCGGACAGCCTTTTCACCGCGGTGCTCGACTGGGCGCGGGGCCAGGGCATCGGATTTTCCCATCTGGTCGCGCTCGGCGCGCGCATCGACGTGAACATCGCGGACGTGCTCGACTACCTTTCCAGCGACCCGATGACCCGCTCGATCCTGCTCTATGTGGAGAGCGTCTGCGACGCGCGGGAGTTCATGTCCGCGGCGCGGGCCGCCTCGCGCAACAAGCCCGTGCTGGTCATCCGGCCCGGCCAGGCCTTCGAGACGGTGCTGCGCGAATGCGCGGACACGGGCCTGGAGGGCATGACCCTTTCGGACGAGATCTACGACGTGGCCTTTCGCCGCGCGGGCATGCTGCGCGTGGACACCATCGACGGACTGTTCGACGCGGCGCGCACCCTGGCCGACATCAAGCCCGTGCGCGGCGACCGGCTGGCCATCGTGACCAACGGCGTTTCCGCCGGAATCCTCGCGGCGGACGCCCTGCTCATGGGCGGCGGCAGGCTGGCGCGGCTCTCGGACGAAACCAAGACCGCCGTGGACGAGATCATCGACCGAAAATGGTCGCGCACCAATCCCGTGGACATCCCCTTCAACGCCTCCGGCAAGGAATACGCCGAGCTGGTGCGCGCGCTGCTCAAGGACAAGGGCGTGGACGCGGTGCTGACCATGCACGTGCCCTTTGCGGGCCTGCCGGAAGAGGAAGTGGCCCAGGCCCTGGCCGACTCGCTGAAACGGGTGCGGCGCATGGTCTTCGCCTGCTGGCTCGGCCTGGGCAAGGCCGAAAAGGCGCGGGAGATCTTCCGCAACGCGGGCGTGCCCACCTACGACACCCCGGACAAGGCCATCCGGGCCTATCTCTACATGGTCGAGTTCCAGCGCAACCAGGAAATGCTCATGGAAACGCCGGACTCGCTGCCCACGGACTTCTTCCCGGACACCATGGCCGCGCGCGAGGTCATCGAGACGGTCCTGGCGGACGGGCGCGACACCCTGACCGAACCGGAAGCCAAGCGGGTTCTCGCGGCCTACGGCATCCCCGTTGTGGAAACGCGGCTGGCCGTCTCCGCGCGCGACTCGGTCATCGCCGCGGACGAGCTGGGCTACCCCGTGGCCGTGAAGCTGCGCTCCCCGCAGATTCCCCAGCCCTACGACGTGGGCGGCGTGCTGCTCGACCTGGAAACCCCGGAACAGGTCTGGGAAGCCGCGGCCAACATCCTGGCTCGCGTCAGCCGCGAGCGGCCCGACGCCTACATCGAGGGCTTCACCGTGCAGAAGATGGGCCGCAGGCCCGGCGCCCACGAATTGTTCATCTCCGCCAACACGGACCCCGTGTTCGGGCCGACCATCTATTTCGGCCACGGCGGCATGTCGCGCGAGATCATCATGGACCGGGCCGTGGCCCTGCCGCCGCTGTCCATGAGCCTTGCGCGGGAGCTGATCTCCCGCACGCGCATCGTGCGGCTGCTCAAGGGCACGCCCACCACAGCGGCCACGGACCTGGACGACGTCTGCCTGACGCTGATCCAGGTCTCCCAGCTGCTCATCGACCTGCCCCAGGTGCACACCCTGGACATCAACCCCCTCTACGCCGACGACCTCGGCGTGCTCGCGCTCACGGCCCGCATCCAGGTGGCCGCGTACGAGGGCGACGGCGCGCAGCGCCTCGCCATCCGCCCCTATCCGCGCGAGCTGGAAGAGTGCGTCGTGCTCAAGGACGGGACCAAGATCACCATCCGGCCCATCCGCCCTGAGGACGAGGCCGCGCACCGGGAATTTTTGGCCAGCCTTTCGGACGACGATCTCCGCCTGCGCTTCTTCGGCGCGGTCCGGCGCGAATTCGACCACAAAGACCTCGCGGCCTTCACCCAGATCGACTACGACCGCGAAATGGCCTTCATCGCGCAGCGCACGGGCGAGGACGGCGAACCCGAAACCCTCGGCGTATCCCGGACCATCACCCGGCCCGACAACTCCGAGGCGGAATTCGCCATCGTGATCCGCTCCGCGCTCAAGGGCCAGGGCCTCGGCTCCATGCTCTTCAAGAAGTCCATCGACTACACGCGCGAACGCGGCACGGCCAAGCTCGTGGGCCAGACCATGCTCGAAAACCAGGGCATGCAGGGCCTGGCGCGCAAGTTCGGCTTCGCCATCACTTCGGACCCGGAAGACAACCAGCTCGTGGACATGGAGCTGGACCTGCACGGAGCCTAG
- a CDS encoding GNAT family N-acetyltransferase: MHKTARDGEAGTASELMERWKRAAITTRQADPFCTAPAWQLAFHEVQNPAWQLLVHAEDQSVMAFAAASDQFGQAVLLPLERLWMFGCPLLGKRAVGLLRFVVEAIRTTQALTFSKIVVSGVRPGGVLAGRLRSQFGATHDIHVQPTGTQCAASLRGGLDGYLSRRSANHRRNLKRERKKALDKGIRFERVLPDTAQETAEAYARVLGVELRSWKGMGGCGMESGFSRRFYERMLHRLAPEKGARIIFARHEDRDIGFVFGGLAGNIYRGQQFSYADDWKEYSVGNLLQMEQIAWLCEEGAARYDLGPITGEKMEYKRHWAEQRFPLEAWVLERK; encoded by the coding sequence ATGCACAAGACGGCCAGGGACGGGGAAGCCGGAACCGCTTCGGAGCTCATGGAGCGCTGGAAGCGCGCGGCGATCACCACGCGCCAGGCCGACCCGTTCTGCACCGCCCCGGCGTGGCAGCTGGCGTTTCACGAGGTGCAGAACCCCGCCTGGCAACTGCTGGTCCACGCCGAGGACCAGAGCGTCATGGCCTTTGCCGCCGCGTCGGATCAATTCGGCCAGGCGGTGCTGCTGCCGCTGGAGCGGCTCTGGATGTTCGGCTGCCCCCTGCTCGGCAAGCGGGCCGTGGGCCTCCTGCGCTTCGTGGTCGAGGCCATCCGCACCACGCAGGCTCTGACCTTTTCCAAGATCGTCGTCAGCGGGGTGCGGCCCGGCGGCGTCCTGGCCGGGCGTCTGCGCAGCCAGTTCGGCGCGACGCACGATATCCACGTCCAGCCCACGGGCACCCAGTGCGCGGCTTCCCTGCGCGGCGGCCTGGACGGCTACCTTTCCCGCCGCTCCGCCAACCATCGGCGAAATCTGAAACGGGAACGCAAAAAGGCGCTGGACAAGGGCATTCGTTTCGAGCGCGTCCTGCCCGACACGGCCCAGGAAACCGCCGAGGCCTATGCGCGGGTGCTCGGCGTGGAGCTGCGCAGCTGGAAGGGCATGGGCGGCTGCGGCATGGAAAGCGGCTTTTCGCGCAGGTTCTACGAGAGAATGCTGCACCGCCTCGCGCCGGAAAAGGGCGCGCGGATCATCTTCGCCCGACACGAAGACCGGGACATCGGCTTCGTGTTCGGCGGCCTGGCCGGAAACATCTATCGCGGCCAGCAGTTCAGCTATGCCGACGACTGGAAGGAATACTCCGTGGGCAACCTGCTCCAGATGGAACAGATCGCCTGGCTCTGCGAGGAAGGCGCTGCGCGCTACGACCTGGGGCCGATCACGGGGGAGAAGATGGAATACAAGCGCCACTGGGCCGAGCAGCGCTTTCCGCTGGAAGCCTGGGTGCTGGAACGCAAGTGA
- a CDS encoding WbuC family cupin fold metalloprotein, whose protein sequence is MDEGKSFPLALEAPETELTAISGDMIHTALAASRRSPRRRIIQPLHKTADSPLHRMLNVAQPGTYIRPHRHLDPPKAESLVVLQGRIGFVTFDAAGEVTGTYVLGPDEDAVGIDMEPGAYHSFVVLEPDTVLFEVKPGPYAKATDKAFAAWAPEEFTDAAREYVERLAGMFQA, encoded by the coding sequence ATGGATGAAGGCAAATCCTTTCCCCTGGCCCTGGAGGCCCCGGAAACCGAACTGACCGCCATCTCCGGCGACATGATCCACACGGCCCTTGCGGCCTCGCGCCGCAGCCCGCGCAGGCGGATCATCCAGCCGCTGCACAAGACGGCGGACTCCCCGCTGCACCGCATGCTCAACGTGGCCCAGCCAGGAACCTACATCCGCCCGCACCGCCACCTGGACCCGCCCAAGGCCGAATCCCTCGTGGTCCTGCAAGGCCGCATCGGGTTCGTGACCTTCGACGCGGCCGGGGAAGTGACCGGAACGTACGTCCTGGGACCGGATGAGGACGCCGTGGGCATCGACATGGAGCCGGGCGCGTACCACTCGTTCGTGGTTCTGGAGCCGGATACCGTGCTCTTCGAGGTCAAGCCCGGACCCTATGCCAAGGCCACGGACAAGGCCTTCGCTGCCTGGGCGCCGGAGGAGTTCACGGATGCGGCGCGGGAATATGTGGAGCGGTTGGCGGGGATGTTCCAGGCGTAG
- a CDS encoding phage capsid protein — translation MSTEITKAFITQYCADVHQAYQQRGSKLRNTVRLKTGISGSRCVFQTSGKGAAGLKTRHGNVPLMNVSRSSVTCTLEDWYAADYVDKLDEVRTNTDERLIAANAGAWALGRKIDELLINKLAGASNVVEPGGTGLTKAKILAAFGTLNGNDVPDDGQRFAVVGAHQWNELLDISEFKSSDYAGEQYAWLKGTESRRWLGITWMFHTGLPLDDGVRSCFIYHKNAVGLAEAQEVKAFVDWVPEKAAHLVDHMLCAGSCLIDADGVVEIQCDDDAVMAN, via the coding sequence GTGTCGACGGAAATCACCAAAGCCTTCATCACCCAATACTGCGCCGACGTGCATCAGGCGTATCAGCAGCGCGGCTCCAAGCTGCGCAACACCGTGCGGCTCAAGACCGGCATTTCCGGCTCGCGCTGCGTGTTCCAGACCAGCGGCAAGGGCGCGGCGGGCCTGAAGACCCGTCACGGAAACGTGCCCCTGATGAACGTGAGCCGAAGCAGCGTGACCTGCACCCTGGAGGACTGGTACGCGGCCGACTACGTGGACAAGCTGGACGAGGTGCGCACCAACACGGACGAGCGGCTCATCGCGGCCAACGCCGGGGCCTGGGCTCTGGGCCGCAAGATCGACGAACTGCTCATCAACAAGCTCGCGGGCGCGTCCAACGTGGTCGAGCCGGGCGGCACGGGACTGACCAAGGCCAAGATTCTCGCGGCCTTCGGCACCCTCAACGGCAACGACGTGCCGGACGACGGCCAGCGCTTCGCCGTGGTGGGCGCGCACCAGTGGAACGAGCTGCTGGACATCAGCGAGTTCAAAAGCTCGGACTACGCGGGCGAACAGTATGCCTGGCTCAAGGGCACGGAGTCGCGCCGCTGGCTGGGCATCACCTGGATGTTCCACACCGGCCTGCCCCTCGACGACGGCGTGCGCAGCTGCTTCATCTACCACAAGAACGCCGTGGGCCTGGCCGAGGCCCAGGAGGTCAAAGCCTTTGTGGACTGGGTGCCGGAAAAGGCCGCCCACCTCGTGGACCACATGCTCTGCGCGGGCTCCTGCCTCATCGACGCGGACGGCGTGGTCGAAATCCAGTGCGACGACGACGCGGTCATGGCCAACTAG
- a CDS encoding tetratricopeptide repeat protein: protein MSRKTKVRLDPVVRRSTAVLLAAATFCGGLFIGFNVSFFMNAERQTVTLAPPQNQPAIAPQASAGPGPDVQGLLAAAEANPSDAHAWIDLGNAYFDTDKPKEAITAYERALSLSPDHADVWTDLGVMYRRDHQPQKAVDSFNRAIIAQPSHETARFNKGIVLYFDLKDTAGAIAAWEDLLSVNPNATAPDGTPVRGMVEKLKAGKPL from the coding sequence ATGTCCCGAAAGACCAAGGTCCGGCTCGATCCCGTGGTGCGGCGCAGCACTGCCGTGCTGCTTGCCGCGGCCACTTTTTGCGGCGGCCTTTTCATCGGCTTCAACGTCAGCTTCTTCATGAACGCCGAGCGGCAGACAGTGACGCTCGCGCCTCCGCAGAACCAGCCCGCCATCGCGCCCCAGGCGTCCGCCGGGCCGGGTCCGGACGTGCAGGGGCTGCTCGCCGCGGCCGAGGCCAATCCGTCCGACGCGCACGCCTGGATCGACCTTGGCAACGCCTATTTCGACACGGACAAGCCCAAGGAAGCCATCACCGCGTATGAGCGCGCGCTCTCGCTCAGCCCGGACCACGCGGACGTCTGGACCGACCTGGGCGTGATGTATCGCCGCGACCACCAGCCCCAAAAGGCCGTGGACAGCTTCAACCGGGCCATCATCGCCCAGCCGTCCCACGAGACCGCCCGCTTCAACAAGGGCATCGTGCTCTATTTTGATCTCAAGGATACCGCCGGAGCCATAGCGGCCTGGGAAGACCTGCTCAGCGTCAACCCCAACGCCACGGCTCCCGACGGAACCCCCGTGCGCGGCATGGTCGAGAAGCTCAAGGCCGGAAAACCGCTCTAG
- a CDS encoding ArsR/SmtB family transcription factor has product MPKELLLDNPSLIEAQSAVFKALGHPARLRMVRALGQGEKCVCELRDLVDLDMSTVSKHLSVLRNAGVVASEKRGNWMHYRLALTCVPGFLQCLEGKI; this is encoded by the coding sequence ATGCCCAAAGAGCTGCTGCTGGACAATCCCAGCCTGATCGAGGCGCAATCCGCAGTGTTCAAGGCCCTCGGCCATCCGGCCCGGCTGCGCATGGTCCGGGCGCTCGGCCAGGGCGAGAAGTGCGTCTGCGAGCTGCGCGACCTGGTGGACCTGGACATGTCCACCGTGTCCAAGCACCTCAGCGTGCTGCGCAACGCCGGAGTGGTCGCCAGCGAGAAGCGGGGCAACTGGATGCACTACCGTTTGGCGCTGACCTGCGTGCCGGGCTTTCTGCAATGCCTGGAAGGCAAAATCTAA
- a CDS encoding permease — protein sequence MKDIINDMNGGCACNAAPQTPAPEKPRRVALRLGLLALGLAAWVAVYASLERAALWLTTDLLGLDTGTHLGEAVRFFVYDTPKVFMLLLLIVYGVGVVRSFFTPEATRKALAGKAELVGNVMAAGLGVLTPFCSCSAVPLFVGFVTAGVPLGVTFSFLISAPMVNEVALALLFGMFGWKVALLYAGTGLLVAVVAGFVIGRLKLEGWLQDWVRNMLAMGGGAGPQRRPTWNDRLDAGREAVAEIVGKVWLYVILGIGVGALIHGYVPENFMAGLMGRSAWWSVPAAVAIGIPMYTNAAGVVPVLQALIGKGAALGTALAFMMSVIALSLPEMLILRKVLTGKLIAVFVGVVGGGILLVGWLFNAVI from the coding sequence ATGAAAGACATCATCAACGACATGAACGGCGGATGCGCCTGCAACGCCGCGCCGCAGACGCCCGCGCCGGAAAAGCCGCGCCGCGTCGCGTTGCGGCTGGGCCTGCTGGCGCTGGGGCTCGCGGCCTGGGTGGCGGTCTACGCCTCTCTGGAACGCGCGGCGCTGTGGCTGACCACGGACCTTCTGGGCCTGGACACGGGCACGCACCTGGGCGAGGCCGTGCGCTTCTTCGTCTACGACACGCCCAAGGTCTTCATGCTGCTTCTGCTCATCGTCTACGGGGTGGGCGTGGTGCGCTCGTTCTTCACCCCGGAGGCCACGCGCAAGGCTCTGGCGGGCAAGGCGGAGCTGGTCGGCAACGTCATGGCCGCGGGCCTGGGCGTGCTCACTCCGTTCTGTTCCTGCTCGGCCGTGCCGCTGTTCGTGGGCTTCGTCACGGCGGGCGTGCCGCTGGGCGTGACCTTCTCGTTCCTGATCAGCGCGCCCATGGTCAACGAGGTGGCCCTGGCTCTGCTCTTCGGCATGTTCGGCTGGAAGGTGGCGCTGCTCTATGCGGGCACGGGCCTGCTCGTGGCCGTGGTGGCCGGGTTCGTCATCGGCAGGCTGAAGCTGGAAGGCTGGCTCCAGGACTGGGTGCGCAACATGCTGGCCATGGGCGGCGGCGCCGGGCCGCAGCGCAGACCGACCTGGAACGACCGGCTCGACGCGGGCCGCGAGGCAGTGGCCGAGATCGTGGGCAAGGTCTGGCTGTACGTGATCCTGGGCATCGGCGTGGGCGCGCTGATCCACGGCTACGTGCCCGAGAACTTCATGGCCGGGCTCATGGGCCGCTCGGCGTGGTGGTCGGTTCCCGCGGCAGTGGCCATCGGCATTCCCATGTACACCAACGCGGCAGGAGTCGTTCCCGTGCTTCAGGCGCTGATCGGCAAGGGCGCGGCCCTGGGCACGGCCCTGGCCTTCATGATGAGCGTGATCGCGCTTTCGCTGCCGGAAATGCTCATTCTGCGCAAGGTCTTGACCGGAAAGCTCATCGCCGTGTTCGTGGGCGTCGTCGGCGGGGGCATCCTGCTGGTGGGCTGGCTCTTCAACGCGGTGATCTGA
- a CDS encoding ATP-binding protein: MRISGSPAETFGAGPRLARSERIRRKLFCTLFGALLPALAAALALGMTAFPQTAKASAAGADPAEAGKTWHVLLVSSYHPDFPTFFQQIQGLRSALPGSSVRLDVEFMDSKRFFDQKNFKLFHDLLAYKLSKLPRYDVVATADDNALHFVLEAGADLFEDTPVVFFGVNDTEFALQTVKKGNVTGVVEEISALDTLLAAQKMLPNLRTVHVICDNSPSGLGDLHSLDHLRPRLAAAGLALDVISLARLSWNEFAERLRNLGPSDAALLLSAYRDSRSESKTFDQSLDLITANLNIPLLHLWQHGMGDGVLGGKLIDQGRQGHLAGEMILRILNGERISSIPVIRGGEANRFVFDQRQLNRFDIPDSRVPESAEILYRVPNPLLRYLWPLLLALTIISLQALALWALFVSRRKLRQKQQNLMEYQALVEHSKEIMVVIDSDQVYRMANEAMLAQRGARLEDVVGHHVREVLGERAYADILPHLKSCIAGESRRFDLTITYEHLGPRFLDVSYSPIPYGDGSCCGVAAVLRDVTAERVVHEELVRACAQAEVANQAKSEFLANMSHEIRTPLNGILGMLQLLSLSQLDSSQDEYVKAATNSCSRLSHLLTDILDISKLEAAKMHLRSETFSLAAMLEDVHAIFEGAAREKSLLLTLRCGENVPDRVVGDPTRLRQVLFNLVGNAIKFTQQGGVDVEVDLLEKTETSVRLLFRVTDTGVGIPDDKIDFIFDMFTQMDGSYQRPQQGAGLGLPLVRRIVGLMGGHISVESEPGRGSSFHVGLKLALPTAAAPSRQGGTEALPSAGEGKRAFIAEDDELNRIVLRRMLERLGMSVSEAVNGAEALEKLRIETFDIAFMDIRMPLLNGEEAIRILRTDRDFRHLEDMPLVVVSAHALPGDEERFLSAGASRYLAKPLHMDTLKKLIEECFAPGRPECGPPTQ; the protein is encoded by the coding sequence ATGCGGATTTCAGGATCGCCAGCCGAAACGTTTGGAGCCGGGCCGCGCCTCGCCCGAAGCGAGCGAATCCGCAGGAAACTCTTTTGCACGCTTTTCGGCGCGCTCCTGCCAGCCCTGGCCGCCGCCCTTGCACTCGGCATGACGGCCTTTCCCCAGACCGCGAAGGCAAGTGCGGCCGGAGCCGACCCCGCCGAAGCCGGGAAAACCTGGCACGTTCTGCTTGTCAGCTCCTACCATCCCGACTTTCCGACATTCTTCCAGCAGATCCAGGGACTGCGCTCCGCCCTGCCCGGCTCCAGCGTCCGCCTCGACGTGGAGTTCATGGACTCCAAGCGGTTCTTCGACCAGAAGAACTTCAAGCTCTTCCATGACCTCCTGGCCTACAAGCTCTCCAAGCTCCCCCGCTACGACGTGGTCGCCACGGCGGACGACAACGCCCTGCACTTCGTCCTGGAAGCGGGCGCCGATCTCTTCGAGGACACCCCCGTGGTCTTTTTCGGCGTCAACGACACGGAATTCGCCCTGCAAACCGTGAAGAAGGGCAACGTCACCGGCGTGGTGGAAGAGATTTCGGCCCTGGACACCCTGCTGGCCGCGCAAAAAATGCTTCCGAACCTGAGGACCGTCCACGTCATCTGCGACAATTCTCCGAGCGGGCTCGGCGACCTGCACAGCCTGGACCACCTGCGCCCCAGGCTGGCAGCCGCGGGACTCGCACTGGACGTCATTTCCCTCGCAAGGCTGTCCTGGAACGAATTCGCCGAACGGCTGCGCAACCTGGGGCCTTCGGACGCCGCGCTGCTGCTCTCCGCATACCGCGACAGCCGCTCGGAATCCAAGACCTTCGACCAAAGCCTCGACCTGATCACCGCCAACCTGAACATTCCGCTCCTGCACCTCTGGCAGCACGGCATGGGCGACGGGGTGCTCGGAGGCAAGCTCATCGACCAGGGCCGCCAGGGACACCTGGCCGGAGAGATGATCCTGCGCATCCTCAACGGCGAAAGAATTTCCTCCATCCCGGTGATCCGCGGCGGCGAAGCGAACCGATTCGTCTTCGACCAGCGCCAGCTCAACCGCTTCGACATCCCGGATTCCCGCGTGCCGGAGTCGGCCGAAATCCTTTACCGCGTGCCCAACCCGCTGCTGCGCTATCTCTGGCCGCTGCTTCTCGCTTTAACGATCATCTCGCTCCAGGCCCTGGCGCTCTGGGCGCTTTTCGTCAGCCGCCGCAAGCTGCGCCAGAAGCAGCAGAACCTCATGGAATATCAGGCCCTCGTGGAACATTCCAAGGAAATCATGGTCGTCATCGACTCCGATCAGGTCTATCGGATGGCCAACGAGGCCATGCTCGCCCAGCGGGGGGCCAGGCTCGAGGACGTGGTCGGCCACCACGTCCGGGAAGTTCTCGGCGAGAGGGCCTACGCCGACATCCTGCCCCACCTCAAAAGCTGCATCGCAGGGGAGAGCCGGCGCTTCGACCTGACGATCACCTACGAACATCTCGGCCCCCGCTTCCTGGACGTCTCCTACAGCCCGATCCCCTATGGGGACGGCTCCTGCTGCGGCGTGGCCGCCGTGCTCCGCGACGTCACCGCCGAACGCGTGGTGCACGAGGAACTCGTGCGGGCCTGCGCCCAGGCCGAGGTCGCCAACCAGGCCAAGTCCGAATTCCTGGCCAACATGAGCCACGAAATCCGCACTCCCCTGAACGGCATTCTCGGAATGCTCCAGCTGCTCTCGCTTTCCCAGCTCGATTCCTCCCAGGACGAATACGTCAAGGCGGCCACCAATTCGTGCAGCCGACTCTCGCACCTGCTGACCGACATCCTCGACATCAGCAAGCTCGAAGCGGCCAAGATGCACCTGCGGTCCGAAACGTTCTCCCTGGCGGCCATGCTGGAAGATGTGCACGCCATCTTCGAGGGCGCGGCCAGGGAAAAATCGCTCCTGCTCACCCTCCGCTGCGGCGAGAATGTTCCGGACAGGGTCGTGGGCGACCCGACGCGGCTGCGGCAGGTGCTCTTCAACCTCGTGGGCAACGCCATCAAGTTCACGCAGCAGGGCGGCGTGGACGTGGAGGTGGACCTGCTGGAAAAGACCGAAACCAGCGTCCGGCTGCTCTTCCGCGTCACGGACACGGGCGTGGGAATACCGGACGACAAGATCGACTTCATCTTCGACATGTTCACCCAGATGGACGGCAGCTACCAGCGTCCGCAACAGGGCGCAGGGCTGGGCCTGCCCCTGGTCCGGCGCATCGTCGGCCTCATGGGCGGGCACATTTCCGTGGAAAGCGAACCGGGCAGAGGCTCGTCCTTCCATGTCGGCCTGAAACTCGCACTGCCCACGGCCGCCGCGCCTTCCCGCCAAGGCGGGACCGAAGCCTTGCCCAGCGCGGGAGAGGGCAAGCGCGCCTTCATCGCCGAAGACGACGAACTCAACCGCATCGTCCTGCGCCGCATGCTCGAACGCCTCGGCATGTCCGTGAGCGAAGCTGTCAACGGCGCGGAAGCCCTGGAAAAGCTGCGGATCGAAACCTTCGACATCGCCTTCATGGACATCCGGATGCCGCTGCTGAACGGGGAGGAGGCCATCCGCATCCTGCGCACCGACCGGGACTTCAGGCACCTTGAGGACATGCCCCTGGTGGTGGTCTCGGCCCATGCCCTGCCCGGCGACGAGGAACGCTTTCTCTCGGCCGGGGCCAGCCGCTATCTGGCCAAGCCCCTGCATATGGACACCCTCAAAAAGCTGATCGAGGAATGCTTCGCGCCCGGACGCCCGGAGTGCGGCCCTCCCACGCAATGA